One segment of Vibrio gazogenes DNA contains the following:
- a CDS encoding TonB-dependent siderophore receptor, with product MANIRSGKAHWRAMHLLLCFVPVLSYSGAVYASVDTEVKDDRVKKDRVKEDHAQEDQAYRVNTITVYGQPIAEDADTTVAEELWVGGKVATNIQDTPALLSVITEKEINQRNAATTEEILQYSPGLVTDYYGSDDRNDYFMIRGYQATTYRDGMTLGSMRGVREDPYAYERVEVIRGANSTLFGPADPGGSVNFVSKKPKFKRFGSSYVSYDSFDHKEIGLDFGDTLNESETLAYRFTTKVKDGDLEYDHSKDNAQFFMGGITWQPSVQTTATLIVDYLDRDTTPNSGGYPLDREYSRSEFYGEPDYNKHDVERTNITAQITHYFDNGISFSGNLRYSKLEDDFGYVYLYDYEGRTGSDIARYYFGTDTHSKQLIGNTILQYDASFEHIDSSTLIGLEYRDASTQDASVYGTTSSINIDSPSYSGMPTIGAPYSKNDQDETTKSVFIQQNLSWDDRYILTLGARHDYMDLTSRDISNRDSSGEFSETSLRGAFTVKVTSEWSTYISQVESVAPPSIGVKPERGEQLEAGVKFAPLSMNALFSAAVYNLEKNDVTMAIIQGDGTIERETIGETRVRGLDLEVKAEVTDSFNVTGGYSYTKSKVIRGSTRSGDVLDGNEFATVPNHSASVWGYYTLPNKTMDIGLGARYVGTYYFDAANKGKSDSATLFDAAFAYHMSKSVQLSLHVQNVTDKQYVVGSGTANYYNPGRSFNASFNYAW from the coding sequence ATGGCAAATATTAGAAGTGGTAAGGCGCATTGGCGTGCAATGCACCTACTCCTCTGTTTCGTTCCTGTTCTTTCTTATTCAGGCGCTGTTTATGCGTCTGTTGATACAGAAGTGAAAGATGATCGTGTTAAAAAAGATCGTGTTAAAGAAGATCACGCTCAAGAAGACCAGGCTTATCGTGTAAACACCATTACGGTTTATGGGCAGCCCATCGCAGAGGATGCCGATACCACAGTCGCGGAAGAATTATGGGTTGGCGGTAAAGTGGCAACCAATATTCAAGATACCCCGGCATTGCTTTCTGTTATCACCGAAAAAGAGATCAACCAGCGTAACGCAGCGACGACTGAAGAAATTTTGCAGTATTCCCCGGGGTTGGTGACAGATTACTACGGCTCCGATGATCGCAATGACTACTTTATGATACGTGGTTATCAGGCAACCACGTATCGTGACGGCATGACACTCGGCTCAATGCGTGGCGTGCGCGAAGACCCTTATGCTTATGAACGTGTTGAAGTCATTCGCGGGGCAAACTCGACCCTGTTTGGTCCTGCTGATCCGGGCGGCTCCGTGAACTTTGTCAGTAAAAAGCCGAAATTTAAACGCTTCGGCAGCAGCTATGTTTCCTACGACTCTTTTGATCATAAAGAAATTGGCTTGGATTTTGGGGATACCCTGAACGAGTCGGAAACGCTCGCCTATCGCTTTACCACGAAAGTAAAAGACGGTGATCTTGAATACGATCATTCAAAAGATAACGCTCAGTTCTTCATGGGCGGGATAACATGGCAGCCATCAGTACAAACGACAGCCACCCTTATCGTTGACTATCTTGACCGAGATACCACGCCGAACAGTGGTGGTTACCCCTTGGACAGAGAATACAGCCGCAGTGAATTTTATGGTGAGCCCGATTACAACAAACACGATGTTGAACGGACGAACATTACAGCGCAAATCACACATTATTTTGACAACGGCATCTCATTCAGCGGTAACTTGCGCTATAGCAAACTCGAAGATGATTTCGGCTATGTCTATTTGTATGATTACGAAGGAAGAACAGGTAGTGATATCGCTCGTTACTATTTCGGAACCGATACGCACTCCAAGCAACTCATTGGCAATACGATTCTGCAATACGATGCAAGTTTTGAACATATCGATAGCAGCACCTTAATCGGTTTGGAATACCGTGATGCGTCGACTCAAGATGCATCCGTTTATGGAACGACAAGCAGCATCAATATCGACAGTCCATCATATTCTGGCATGCCGACAATCGGTGCGCCTTACAGCAAAAATGATCAGGATGAGACGACAAAATCGGTTTTCATTCAGCAGAATTTATCATGGGATGACCGATACATCCTGACATTGGGTGCTCGTCATGACTATATGGATTTAACGAGCCGTGATATCAGTAACCGCGATTCAAGTGGTGAATTCTCTGAAACATCGTTGCGCGGTGCGTTTACCGTAAAAGTGACATCAGAATGGTCAACCTATATCAGTCAGGTCGAGTCTGTTGCACCGCCAAGTATTGGCGTGAAACCGGAAAGAGGCGAGCAGCTAGAAGCGGGGGTGAAGTTTGCACCACTGAGTATGAATGCGCTGTTCTCAGCGGCGGTTTACAATCTTGAAAAGAATGATGTGACCATGGCGATTATTCAGGGTGATGGAACCATTGAACGCGAAACCATTGGTGAAACACGTGTCCGTGGCCTCGATTTGGAAGTCAAAGCCGAAGTAACCGACAGTTTCAATGTCACGGGAGGATACTCCTACACGAAGTCGAAAGTGATTCGAGGCAGTACAAGAAGCGGTGATGTGCTAGACGGCAATGAATTCGCGACAGTCCCAAATCATAGCGCTTCTGTATGGGGTTACTACACCCTGCCCAATAAAACCATGGATATTGGTTTAGGGGCACGCTATGTAGGTACGTATTACTTTGATGCCGCGAATAAAGGGAAAAGCGACTCGGCAACACTTTTTGATGCAGCATTTGCATACCACATGTCAAAGTCTGTTCAGTTGTCACTTCATGTACAAAACGTAACGGATAAGCAGTATGTGGTCGGTTCAGGGACTGCAAACTACTACAACCCGGGCCGTTCGTTTAATGCATCTTTCAATTACGCTTGGTAA
- a CDS encoding methyl-accepting chemotaxis protein gives MKHLSLLARFSAAGFMSILLVCFLFIWGAVRLAQQLSDDFIFTKMAGLEQQVQFQIDSILSKSQLAVDTIAALPDVQKAVAQHDKNKLSELFDAQWPHIRASGVSQFQFHIPPADSLYRVHKPGKSGDDLSSFRHTVVDVNTSHRPISGIEAGVAGLGLRYVAPISFEGKPVGSVEFGMTLNRETFANLLRDELTDVAIRVRKNNGLKDVVTPRTGDVPVLTPEQYQQVISGQTMDIRSEQQGHETAIRVFPLKDYSGKAIGVVEVSYRISQLQAMIWSDIVMMMIYGLISAFVVAGGLIWMTRYSIRPMKDIIDAIEKMVEGQQGLDARLEEGGPREIESLTRVFNRFCDKLQATFYQMSDAINHMVVQSEHLSNESVITDKGMKEQKDQLTYVSTAMTEMTATVHDVTRNIVQAADSTSQANDQSQVSKEVLQKAINQMLQLDESIHQIGDLSTQVHDASTSIASILEVIQNISEQTNLLALNAAIEAARAGEQGRGFAVVAGEVRNLAQKTQESTEEIRQKITILENSVNATIVVIQSSQEQARQSVDNVQVAGGAISEMEHSVGQINEMTTQIAAASEQQVQVSDEVNANISKIHELAETTASSSLLTAKLSAEIANDVEQLNKYCTSFGGDSDAQKLKQAKTSHLAWKTIIRSYLSGLTQMDQQEIVSHKECHFGQWYDAVGRQKFSGIPAAAAIDMPHSEMHATIKKIIQAKESGDMIEADRLFQDMEKYSSDLIALLDEIILQVEQQETARKQKN, from the coding sequence ATGAAACATCTCAGTTTACTTGCTCGTTTTAGTGCCGCAGGCTTTATGTCGATTCTCTTGGTCTGCTTTTTATTTATCTGGGGCGCGGTGCGTTTAGCTCAGCAGTTATCGGATGACTTTATTTTTACAAAGATGGCCGGGTTGGAACAACAGGTACAGTTTCAAATCGATTCGATCCTGTCCAAAAGTCAGTTAGCGGTAGATACGATTGCCGCTTTGCCTGACGTCCAAAAGGCCGTCGCACAGCATGATAAGAATAAATTGAGTGAGCTGTTTGATGCGCAATGGCCACATATCCGGGCATCGGGAGTCAGTCAGTTTCAATTCCACATTCCGCCGGCCGATTCACTCTACCGGGTTCATAAACCGGGAAAAAGTGGTGATGATTTATCGTCTTTTCGCCATACGGTGGTTGATGTCAATACTTCGCATCGGCCTATCTCCGGAATTGAAGCCGGTGTTGCTGGGCTCGGTCTGCGTTATGTTGCCCCGATCAGTTTTGAAGGGAAACCTGTCGGTAGTGTCGAATTCGGGATGACATTGAACCGGGAGACCTTCGCGAACTTACTCAGAGATGAATTGACGGATGTAGCGATTCGCGTCCGGAAAAACAATGGATTGAAGGATGTGGTCACTCCCCGGACGGGAGATGTGCCGGTTTTGACGCCGGAGCAATATCAGCAGGTTATTTCCGGTCAGACGATGGATATCCGTTCAGAGCAGCAAGGTCATGAAACGGCCATCAGAGTTTTCCCGCTGAAAGACTATTCCGGAAAAGCTATCGGGGTGGTTGAAGTCAGCTATCGTATCTCCCAGTTACAAGCGATGATTTGGTCTGATATCGTGATGATGATGATATACGGGCTGATCAGTGCATTCGTCGTCGCAGGGGGATTGATATGGATGACCCGTTACTCGATCCGTCCGATGAAGGACATCATTGATGCCATCGAAAAAATGGTTGAAGGACAACAAGGGTTAGATGCCAGACTGGAAGAAGGTGGCCCTCGGGAGATAGAAAGCCTGACCCGGGTTTTCAATCGTTTTTGCGATAAGTTGCAGGCGACTTTTTACCAAATGTCAGATGCGATCAATCATATGGTCGTCCAGTCAGAGCATTTATCGAACGAATCGGTGATAACCGACAAAGGGATGAAGGAACAAAAAGATCAGCTTACCTATGTGTCAACAGCGATGACGGAAATGACGGCAACGGTACATGATGTTACCCGAAATATTGTGCAGGCCGCCGACAGTACATCGCAGGCAAATGATCAATCTCAGGTCAGTAAAGAAGTTCTGCAAAAAGCTATCAATCAGATGCTTCAACTGGACGAATCCATTCATCAGATCGGGGATCTGAGTACTCAGGTTCATGACGCCAGTACTTCAATCGCATCGATTCTCGAAGTCATACAAAATATTTCTGAACAGACGAATTTATTGGCACTGAATGCAGCAATTGAGGCTGCCCGTGCGGGAGAGCAGGGACGGGGATTTGCTGTCGTTGCCGGTGAAGTGAGAAATCTGGCACAAAAAACGCAGGAATCAACGGAGGAGATCCGCCAGAAAATCACGATTCTGGAAAACAGTGTGAATGCTACGATTGTGGTGATTCAGTCCAGTCAAGAACAGGCTCGACAAAGTGTCGATAATGTTCAGGTCGCCGGTGGGGCAATCTCTGAGATGGAACACTCTGTCGGGCAGATTAATGAGATGACGACTCAGATAGCGGCTGCCTCCGAACAACAAGTTCAGGTCTCCGATGAAGTGAATGCGAACATCAGTAAAATTCATGAGTTAGCCGAGACTACGGCCAGCTCTTCACTTCTGACTGCGAAACTATCAGCGGAGATTGCCAATGATGTGGAACAACTGAATAAATATTGTACCAGTTTCGGCGGTGATTCTGATGCACAGAAATTGAAACAGGCAAAGACATCCCATCTGGCATGGAAAACCATTATCCGCAGTTATCTGTCCGGATTAACGCAGATGGATCAGCAAGAAATCGTCTCTCATAAAGAGTGTCATTTTGGCCAGTGGTATGACGCGGTCGGTCGGCAGAAATTTAGCGGCATTCCGGCTGCGGCGGCAATTGATATGCCGCATAGTGAGATGCACGCAACCATCAAGAAAATTATTCAGGCCAAAGAAAGCGGTGACATGATTGAGGCTGATCGTTTATTTCAGGATATGGAAAAATATTCCTCTGATCTTATCGCACTGCTCGATGAAATTATTCTTCAGGTAGAGCAGCAGGAAACCGCTAGAAAACAAAAAAACTAA
- a CDS encoding tRNA-dependent cyclodipeptide synthase, with product MTYQHQYKGEIQQVSPKTRRDYLKRKPKCFVGVSLSNPSFLGAKFEGLINFIANRHHECTFLLGDYIHRLTLQIREGFAEDEAKKAALQMGEEYIERHRNLLEKNHPQLSLNLIKGSHICHNERVQSYLDHLRREYHDNSEFKLAVNRFSGKFIARAMSENELTERAVSLSSQYVLEELAETCFMIHAGHEVLIYPGSLAIFEQIAEGHFPHLPEELNTLINVSVRLKKRKQVCQSPLSESPDRHALSSEYPIN from the coding sequence ATGACATATCAGCATCAGTACAAGGGAGAAATACAGCAAGTTTCACCAAAAACCAGAAGAGACTATCTGAAGCGTAAACCCAAATGTTTTGTCGGTGTCAGTTTGAGTAACCCTAGTTTTTTGGGCGCTAAATTCGAAGGCCTGATTAACTTCATCGCCAATCGACATCATGAGTGTACATTTTTGCTTGGTGATTATATTCACAGACTGACCCTGCAAATCAGGGAAGGTTTCGCAGAAGACGAAGCAAAAAAGGCAGCGCTACAAATGGGGGAAGAATACATAGAACGACACAGGAACCTGTTGGAAAAAAACCATCCGCAACTTTCCCTCAATCTTATAAAAGGTTCTCATATCTGCCATAACGAACGGGTACAATCTTATTTAGATCATTTGCGCCGAGAGTATCACGATAATTCAGAATTCAAATTGGCAGTGAATCGTTTTTCCGGAAAATTTATCGCTCGGGCAATGAGTGAAAATGAGCTGACAGAAAGGGCTGTATCGCTATCGTCACAATATGTTCTTGAAGAATTGGCTGAGACATGTTTTATGATTCATGCAGGTCATGAAGTTCTGATTTATCCCGGTTCGCTTGCTATCTTTGAGCAAATAGCAGAGGGACATTTTCCTCACCTGCCTGAAGAGCTCAATACTCTTATCAATGTCAGTGTCCGGCTCAAGAAACGGAAACAGGTATGTCAGTCGCCTCTCAGCGAATCACCTGACCGTCATGCACTTTCGAGCGAATATCCGATAAACTAA
- a CDS encoding DUF3024 domain-containing protein, protein MAFSEFEQKRYEKIIGTYIESRRPKPSLRKKLDISYRISGQSIEIFEIRPDWKDPSIVNEHPIAKSTYIKTSQCWKIYWMRADLKWYSYEPNTHVKTLDEFIHILDSDEYGCFWG, encoded by the coding sequence ATGGCATTTTCTGAATTTGAACAAAAGCGCTATGAAAAGATTATTGGCACATATATTGAATCACGCAGGCCAAAACCATCTCTAAGAAAAAAGCTGGATATTAGTTATCGGATATCGGGTCAAAGTATAGAAATTTTTGAAATAAGACCTGACTGGAAAGATCCCTCTATAGTAAATGAGCATCCAATTGCTAAATCTACTTATATTAAAACATCACAGTGTTGGAAAATCTATTGGATGAGGGCTGATTTGAAGTGGTACAGCTACGAACCAAATACACATGTGAAAACATTAGATGAATTTATTCATATCCTTGATTCTGATGAGTATGGATGTTTCTGGGGATAA
- a CDS encoding LysR substrate-binding domain-containing protein has product MPKLKDYINNNEDFKFSFTSSNSISSVYNGSIDCLISGDNISIKPGFRKITLLKCKVGLVCSCGYYKSVVEYLEPITVVNSKSKEYAWFEWCEKMNLNFENVNHIVLDTLSLALDTVKMGVGVTIAPSFIVNSSIEKNELVAPFGFHDSDCEIYLYVPDHLPLLKDRKLQNVVNHIKIPDNS; this is encoded by the coding sequence TTGCCCAAGTTAAAAGATTATATCAATAATAATGAAGATTTTAAATTTTCCTTTACTTCTTCAAATAGTATTAGTTCAGTATATAATGGCTCTATCGACTGTCTTATTTCTGGTGATAATATATCAATTAAACCAGGTTTTAGAAAAATCACATTACTTAAGTGTAAAGTTGGACTAGTCTGTTCATGTGGTTATTACAAATCAGTTGTAGAGTATTTGGAACCAATTACCGTGGTTAACTCAAAGAGTAAGGAATATGCTTGGTTTGAATGGTGTGAAAAAATGAATTTAAATTTTGAAAATGTTAACCATATAGTCTTAGACACATTGTCTTTGGCATTGGATACTGTAAAAATGGGTGTTGGTGTAACCATAGCACCTTCATTTATAGTAAATTCATCGATAGAAAAGAATGAACTAGTAGCACCATTTGGTTTTCACGACTCTGACTGTGAAATTTATTTATATGTTCCAGACCATTTGCCTTTACTTAAAGATCGAAAACTACAAAATGTGGTAAATCATATAAAAATTCCTGATAATTCCTGA
- a CDS encoding LysR family transcriptional regulator, with protein MKRDLPPLNSLRIFEMIAGYPSFSKAAEENHMTKGAISQQIKILEDWYGITLFNRSKAGIELTEVGNILLNKCQSVFSELEFISVNIKRSSPRTVLEHRLFYKPVK; from the coding sequence ATGAAAAGAGATCTACCACCATTAAATTCACTCCGAATATTTGAAATGATTGCAGGCTATCCAAGTTTCTCAAAGGCTGCAGAAGAAAACCATATGACTAAAGGCGCCATAAGTCAGCAGATAAAGATTCTTGAAGATTGGTATGGGATTACTTTATTTAATCGGAGTAAGGCCGGAATTGAACTTACTGAAGTTGGGAACATTCTTTTAAATAAGTGCCAATCCGTATTCTCAGAATTGGAGTTCATTTCAGTAAACATAAAAAGATCAAGCCCAAGAACAGTGCTTGAACATAGGTTGTTCTACAAGCCTGTTAAGTAA
- a CDS encoding DMT family transporter, whose protein sequence is MSKNGYVLATIGGIVLSFDTVFIKAIDFSPERMAFWRSVSMSLPAILILIYQLLFSSKSYQKINLTNKYFILSSIFYGLSSILFPVSVMLTSISNMLFIISTAPLWAAVISRIFTKESINLSTLMCFIISMLGVITVMLGSSTGLTLSIGDLTAFATAICMASAFVVGRKSNINVSLSPSFGSIVAAIFLYFYFNLDFHVAGDKLILILLEGAVVMFIALSLLAKASSIIPSVHLGFFLLLETVFGPIWIWMTFGEIPPIYTVIGGFIILVGLLTNSFLAMRMQRA, encoded by the coding sequence ATGTCTAAAAATGGTTATGTCTTAGCAACAATCGGCGGTATTGTCCTGAGCTTTGATACTGTATTTATAAAAGCCATCGATTTTTCTCCAGAGCGTATGGCTTTTTGGCGATCAGTTTCTATGAGTTTACCAGCTATATTAATCCTAATTTATCAACTACTATTCTCATCAAAAAGTTATCAAAAGATTAACCTTACAAATAAATACTTTATATTATCTTCTATCTTTTATGGTTTATCATCTATATTATTCCCCGTATCTGTGATGCTCACATCAATCTCGAACATGTTATTTATAATAAGCACTGCACCTTTATGGGCGGCTGTGATATCCAGGATTTTCACAAAAGAAAGCATTAACCTGTCGACCTTAATGTGTTTTATTATTTCAATGCTCGGTGTAATAACTGTTATGCTTGGTAGTAGTACAGGGCTGACTTTATCAATTGGAGATTTGACTGCATTTGCTACCGCAATTTGTATGGCTTCTGCTTTTGTAGTTGGTCGTAAAAGTAACATTAACGTCTCACTTTCACCATCATTTGGTTCTATTGTTGCTGCCATATTTCTCTATTTCTACTTTAATCTAGATTTTCATGTCGCTGGTGATAAATTAATTTTAATATTATTAGAAGGTGCGGTAGTCATGTTTATAGCTTTATCACTATTGGCAAAAGCTTCAAGCATTATTCCTTCAGTTCATCTTGGATTTTTTTTATTACTTGAAACGGTATTTGGACCAATCTGGATTTGGATGACTTTCGGTGAAATACCACCGATCTACACTGTAATAGGTGGTTTCATTATCCTAGTCGGTTTGCTGACCAATAGTTTTCTGGCGATGAGAATGCAAAGAGCCTAG
- a CDS encoding DMT family transporter, protein MVISKQKFNLGILLGVIASLIWGSWPVISEIATTHALSPIDITSLRFTIAGAVLLPVLVYQSVSLRLILTKGVFLAIGAGAPYVLLGTYGIELSSSAHFGTIAPSSMLVFSSFGSVLFFKEKLAFSRCMGITAIIVGVTVIGVVNFNRLNPEILLGDLMFVGCGALWASFTLFSKYWQLNSWVATAMVSVVSGVVCAPFTIEVIKNNPIELLIYHGIYQGILVAILALYCYSKSVAILGAARGAIFASLVPPVSLILSYIVLDDLMTTNEIIGSVIICVGMSLALGIIKLNRSGLSIKQSSSI, encoded by the coding sequence ATGGTAATCAGTAAACAAAAATTCAATCTAGGGATATTATTGGGAGTAATCGCCTCATTAATATGGGGAAGTTGGCCTGTCATCTCTGAAATTGCCACTACACACGCTCTCTCGCCGATAGATATTACATCACTTCGATTTACCATCGCTGGTGCGGTATTATTACCTGTCCTCGTTTATCAATCAGTAAGTCTGCGTTTGATTTTGACGAAAGGCGTTTTTTTGGCAATAGGGGCAGGAGCACCCTACGTGCTTCTCGGCACCTACGGTATTGAGCTTTCTTCCAGTGCTCACTTTGGCACAATAGCCCCAAGCTCAATGCTGGTCTTCTCTTCCTTCGGTAGTGTTCTGTTCTTCAAAGAAAAGTTAGCCTTTTCAAGATGTATGGGCATAACAGCCATTATTGTTGGGGTTACCGTAATAGGGGTAGTCAATTTCAATCGCCTCAACCCAGAGATCCTACTAGGCGATTTAATGTTTGTAGGGTGCGGTGCACTGTGGGCCTCTTTCACACTGTTTAGTAAGTACTGGCAGCTAAACTCATGGGTTGCGACAGCAATGGTCTCAGTTGTTTCAGGTGTTGTGTGCGCCCCTTTTACTATAGAAGTAATTAAAAACAATCCGATTGAGTTATTGATCTATCATGGCATCTATCAGGGTATTTTAGTCGCTATCCTAGCCCTCTACTGTTATTCAAAAAGTGTTGCTATTTTAGGAGCAGCCAGAGGTGCAATTTTTGCATCGTTAGTCCCACCTGTTTCACTGATCTTAAGTTATATCGTTTTAGATGATTTGATGACCACTAATGAAATCATTGGTTCAGTGATTATCTGCGTAGGTATGTCTCTAGCTCTCGGTATTATAAAGCTGAATCGTTCAGGCTTATCGATTAAACAAAGCAGCTCAATTTAA
- a CDS encoding Lrp/AsnC family transcriptional regulator yields MDNFDRQILVSLQSNNKKTSEELGIEIGLSATAIQRRIKKLKETGVIDKEVAIVNASQLGGFVTVVVEIVMVKGGASVIDRFKNKVTNHPEVQQCYYVAGEKDFVLIVTAASMQRYEEITRELFLDDDSILKFTSNVAMQSVKVGLSIPI; encoded by the coding sequence ATGGATAATTTTGATAGGCAAATACTCGTCAGTTTACAATCCAACAACAAGAAAACATCGGAAGAACTTGGGATTGAAATTGGTCTTTCGGCTACGGCTATTCAGAGAAGGATCAAAAAACTAAAAGAAACCGGTGTTATCGATAAAGAGGTAGCAATAGTTAATGCCAGCCAGCTAGGTGGTTTTGTCACGGTTGTTGTGGAAATCGTTATGGTAAAAGGAGGCGCATCAGTTATTGATCGCTTTAAGAACAAAGTAACCAATCATCCGGAAGTTCAGCAATGTTATTATGTTGCCGGAGAGAAGGATTTTGTACTAATTGTTACAGCAGCCAGTATGCAGCGATATGAAGAGATTACTCGTGAGTTGTTTCTGGATGACGATAGTATTCTCAAATTTACTTCAAACGTTGCCATGCAATCTGTGAAAGTTGGCTTATCTATCCCGATTTAA
- a CDS encoding RidA family protein produces MVERVTYESLPQIAGPYVHATKHNKTLYISGLTAYGTDAQTFGLTAQTKEILEQISEILRLEKRLKSDLVKLTIFVRDMSALSSIRELLFNFYEGNLPACSLVEVSKLIHADLQIEIEAVVAL; encoded by the coding sequence GTGGTTGAACGGGTTACTTACGAAAGCTTGCCTCAAATTGCCGGGCCTTATGTCCATGCAACGAAGCACAACAAAACGCTTTATATCTCAGGGCTTACAGCTTATGGTACAGATGCCCAAACCTTTGGTCTGACAGCGCAGACTAAAGAGATTCTGGAACAAATCTCAGAAATCCTTAGGCTAGAGAAACGCTTAAAAAGTGATCTGGTGAAGCTAACAATTTTTGTTCGTGACATGTCTGCGTTAAGCAGCATCCGAGAGCTATTATTTAATTTCTATGAAGGCAATTTACCAGCATGCTCGTTGGTTGAAGTTTCCAAGCTCATTCATGCAGATTTGCAGATAGAAATTGAAGCTGTCGTAGCACTGTAA
- a CDS encoding cytidine deaminase, protein MERIEKDLYDAAVQLIETRYPTGWGGAAAVRTRSGKILTSVAPDVKNDALSLCMEVGAYLEAHKLNEAVTHSLCICRENENGDFLVLSPCGICQERLVHWGGDVKAAISNENNELIFKTIRELMPHHWSLVNGNTL, encoded by the coding sequence ATGGAAAGAATAGAAAAAGATCTTTATGACGCGGCAGTGCAATTAATAGAGACCCGATATCCGACAGGTTGGGGTGGAGCGGCAGCAGTGAGAACCCGATCAGGAAAAATCCTAACAAGTGTTGCCCCAGACGTGAAAAATGATGCGTTATCACTTTGTATGGAAGTTGGGGCTTATTTGGAAGCTCACAAATTAAATGAAGCGGTAACTCATTCGTTGTGTATATGTCGTGAAAATGAAAATGGAGACTTTTTGGTTCTATCTCCATGTGGTATTTGCCAAGAGCGTTTGGTTCATTGGGGTGGTGATGTCAAAGCAGCAATCTCAAACGAAAACAATGAGTTGATATTCAAAACCATCCGCGAATTAATGCCTCACCATTGGTCGTTGGTCAATGGAAATACGCTATAA